The Acidimicrobiales bacterium genome contains the following window.
TCACGCCGAAGCCGGCGTCCGGCCCGCCTGGGACGGCCCTGATGACCTCCGCCCCCTGACCGACGAGGGATGGGGCCAGGCTCACCGCCTCGCTGATCACCTCGCCTCGTTCCCGGTCAAGCGGATCCTCTCCAGCCGCTTCGCCCGCTGCACCCAGAGCGTCGAGCCGCTGGCTGCACGCCTCGGCATCGACGTGGAGACGGTCCCCGCCCTGGCCGAAGACGCGCGGATCGAGGCATCGTGGGCCCTGCTCGCGGACCTGGCCGGCACCGAGGCGGTGCTGTGCAGCCACGGCAACGTGATCGGCGCGCTGCTCGACCGCCTCCACCGGCGCGGCGTCGACCTCGTCGCCGACGAGTGGTCGTGCAAGAAGGGCTCGATCTGGTCGATCGACGTCGGCCCCGGCGGGAACTTCGCCGCCGCCCACCTGGCCCTCGAACGGGCCTGACCGGGCCCGAGCGGACCAACGCCCTACGGGGTGGTCGTGGTCGTGGGTGTGTCGGGGGTGGCCGTGGTCGAGAGGAACGACTCGATCGACTCCCGCAGCGCGGGGGGCGGGTCGGCATCGAGCGCCCGGGCGAAGGCGTCCTCGGCTCCGCGGTCGTCGCCCTCGAGGCGCAGCGCCAGGCCCAGGTAGAACAGCGATCGGGGGTCGTCGGGGCGCAGGGCGAGGGCCCGCTCCACCGACTCCTTCCCCGCCTCGAGCAGCACCGGGCGCCCGGTGGCCTGCCCGAGGGAGACCAGCAGCAGGCCGCGCTCGCCCAGGGCCTCGACGTTGTCCGGGTCGTCCTCGAGCAGCCCGTCATAGACCTCGAGCGCCTCGCGCACCTGGCCCTCCTGTGCGAGCAGGGCGGCCCGCCGGAGCTCGGAGGAGGCGGTCGGGCGGATCTCCCCGGTGAAGGTCTCGCCCGGCAGCCTGGTGCCCGACGACGCGGCCACCGCCACGCCGGCGCCGACCGCCAACGTCACCACGGCCACGACGACCGCTGCCTGCCGCGGCCAGCCGCCCCGTGGCGACCGGGCCGCCGCGAAGGCGGCCCGGTCCTCGTCGATCGCCGGCACCCGCCGGCGGCGGAAGGCAAGCCCGAGGGCGGCCGCCGTGCCCAGCAGCGCCGCCACGGGCAGCACCCACACCAGGCCCGCGACCCCACCGCGGGGAGGGTTGAGCAGGATCCACTCCCCGTAGCTGCTCGCGAGGGCAGCCCGGATCTCGTCGTCACCCTGGCCCTCGGCCACGCGCCGCGCGATCTCACCGCGGATGTTGGTGGCGGCCGCGGCGTTGGAGGCGGCGGCCGACTGGCCGGCGCACGTCGGGCATCGCACGGTGGCGGCGATCGACCGCACCCGCTCCTCCGGCTCCGCCGGCGGGCCACCACGGCCACCGGCCACAAGGGTGGCGCCGACCACGACGACGAGGGCCAGCCAGGGCAGCCAGCGACGCATCAGCGGGTGACCCCGTCGCCGGCCTGGACCCGGGCGAGGAGCTCGTCGAGCTCGGTGGCCGAGATGCCGCCGATGATCTTGGCCCGGACGGTCCCCTCCGGGCCAACGAGGTACGACTCCGGCGGCTGGGCCACCCCCCAGGCCACCGCCAGGCGGCCACCGGGGTCGTCGAGCACGGGCCAGTCGCCACCCTCGCGCTCGAAGAAGCGCTGCACGGCCCGGGGGTCGTCCTGGAGGACCACGGTCACCACCCGGGCGTCGCCGCGCGCCTCGCCGGCCGCGGCGAAGCGCACCAGCTCGGGGTGCTCGACGATGCACGGGGGGCACCACGTGGCGAAGAAGTTGACGAGGGTGTAGCGGCCGTCGGCGTCGGCCAGGTCGAACTCAGCGTCGCCGACGATCGACGTGCCCGCCGTGGCCGGCGCCGGCCGGCCGATGAGGGGGCTGCTCACCGTGCGGTCCCCGGTGGGGCCGGTGGCCAGGAGAGCGATGAGGGCCACGAGGACGGCCCCCACAGCAAGGGCGACGAACAGGGCGGAGCGCCCGCGGCGGGGCTCGTCGCCGGGGAGGCCCGGGTCGTCGAGCCCGGCGGTGGAGGCAACCACGTCAGCCGACCTGCACCGGCTGGCGGACGTCGTCGTCGTCACCATCGCCGCCACGACCGTCGACGGGATCGTCGTCGGTGGCGGACGCCCCCGGCGGGTCGGCGGGGCGGCGGCGGCGGTCGCCCGGCCATGCCGAGAGGAGGGTTCCGAGCGCCATCACCCCGCCACCGATCCAGAGCCAGGTGACGAGGGGCTGGATGATGATCCCGATGACGGCCGGTCCGCCCTCGCGCTCGGGCGCCTGGACGAGCGTCAGGTAGACGTCGCGGTCGAGGCCGGTGCGCACCGACGGCGTGCCGATGGTCATGCCGGTGGCCTCGAAGCGGCTGAGGGAGGGCTCGTACACCTGGCCGCCGTCGACGCGCACCCGCGCCTCGAGCTTCACCTTCCGGTCGAGCCGGGACTCGGTCACGCCCAGGTAGGTGATGGTGTGGCCGGCGAGCGACGCCGACTCGCCTTCCTCCAGGCGGAGCTCCCGCGAGCTGACGTAGGAGGAGCTGGCGGCCAGGGCCACGGCGATGAGCACGACCCCGATGTGCACGACCATGCCGCCGTTGGAGCGGCCCACGAGGCCCCGCCAGGCGCCGCGGCCGGCACGGTGCGACGCCCGAGAGGCGAGGACGATCTGGCGGATGGCACCGGCGGCGGCGAAGGCCCCGAGGCCGAAGGCGACCAGCGGGGCGGTGCCCCGCGCGCCGACGACCACGGCCACGACGATGGCCGCGGCCCCCGCCCACGCCGGCCACTGGAGCCGGTCGCGCAGCAGCTCGCCCGACGCCTTGCGCCACGGCAGCACCGGCGCCACCGCCATCAGGAACAGCAGCGCCATCCCGATCGGCATGGTCATGCGGTCGAAGTACGGCGTGCCCACCGAGATGCGGTCGTCCCGGAGGGCCTCGACCACCAGGGGGAACACGGTGCCGAGCAGCACCACGAAGGCGAAGGCAGCGAAGAGCACGTTGTTGGCGAGGAAGGCGCCCTCCCGCGACAGCGGCGAGTCGATGCGCCCCGGCGAGCGGAGGCGGTCACCCCGCCAGGCGATGAGGCCCACCGTCACGACCACCACCGCGGCGAAGAACCCCAGGAGCCACCCCCCGATGGGCGACTCGGTGAAGGAGTGCACCGAGTCGAGGATGCCCGAGCGGGTGATGAACGTGCCGAGGATGGTGAGGGCAAACGTGGCGCAGAGCAGCGAGAGGTTCCAGACCCGCAGCATCCCGCGCCGCTCCTGGACCATCACCGAGTGGAGGTAGGCGGTGCCGGTGAGCCACGGGAGGAACGAGGCGTTCTCCACCGGGTCCCAGGCCCAGTAGCCGCCCCACCCGAGCACCTCGTAGGACCACCAGGCACCGAGGAGGATCCCGGCGGTGAGGAACCCCCAGGCCAGCAGTGTCCAGCGGCGGGTGGCAGCGAGCCAGCCCTCGCCGAGGCGGCCGGTGACGAGGGCGGCGACGGCGAACGCGAACGGCACGGTGAAGCCCACGTAACCCAGGTAGAGCATCGGTGGGTGGATCGCCATCAGCGGGTGGTTCTGCAGGAGGGGGTTCGGGCCCGGCCCCTCGGTGGGCACAGCACCGGCCACGGTTCGGAACGGGTTGGCGGGCCCGACCATGAGGGCGAAGAAGAAGGCGCAGACCACGAACATGGTGAGCGTGGCCCAGCCCACGAGCGGGTCGTCGAGGCGGTGCCGGAACTTGACGACCACCCCGACGGTGAAGCCGGCGAGCACCAGGCTCCAGAGGATGATCGAGCCCTCGAGCGCCGCCCAGAGGGTGGCCACGTTGTACAGCGCCGGTGTGAGGGTGCTGCCGTTCTCGGCCACGTACACCAGCGAGAAGTCGCGGGTGATGAGGGCGATCTCCATGGCGACGGTGGCCAGCACCGCCCCACCGAGGATCAGCCAGGCGTACGACCGTCCGAGGCGCAGGAGGGAGGCGCCCCGCGCCCCGCGGCGGAGGCCGAGCGCCAGGGTGGCGATGCCGAAGAGGGAGGCGACGAGGCCGAGGGTGACGCCGGCGCTGCCGAGGGCGGCGTTCACGTCTCGCAGCCCTCCTCAGCCGCCTTCTCGAGGCGGTCGGCCTCCTCGGCGGTGTACTCCTCGGTGTGGCGCACGAAGATGCGGTCGCTCTCGTAGGTGTCGCCGGTCTCGCCGAAGGCGCCCTCGAGCACGACGGGGATGCCGTTCTGGAACAGCTCGGGGCGGCTGCCGGTGTGACGCACGGCCACCCGCTCGCAGTGGAACTCCACCTCGAAGAGCACCGCCGGATCGGCGACGCTGCCGACCTCCTGCACCGAACCGGGCACGACCGTGCCCTGGAGCCGGAAGCGGCTGGTCCCGAGCTCGTCGCGCTGGGCGACGGCCTCGTCGGCGTTGCGGAAGAAGGTGGTGGCCTCGCCGAGGCCCTGGATCACCAGGA
Protein-coding sequences here:
- a CDS encoding TlpA disulfide reductase family protein, which encodes MVASTAGLDDPGLPGDEPRRGRSALFVALAVGAVLVALIALLATGPTGDRTVSSPLIGRPAPATAGTSIVGDAEFDLADADGRYTLVNFFATWCPPCIVEHPELVRFAAAGEARGDARVVTVVLQDDPRAVQRFFEREGGDWPVLDDPGGRLAVAWGVAQPPESYLVGPEGTVRAKIIGGISATELDELLARVQAGDGVTR
- a CDS encoding cytochrome c maturation protein CcmE, giving the protein MIDADDHGTPSADEQGGPDASSPRRQFQRNRLRLGVAIAVVCGALAFLVIQGLGEATTFFRNADEAVAQRDELGTSRFRLQGTVVPGSVQEVGSVADPAVLFEVEFHCERVAVRHTGSRPELFQNGIPVVLEGAFGETGDTYESDRIFVRHTEEYTAEEADRLEKAAEEGCET
- a CDS encoding heme lyase CcmF/NrfE family subunit, producing MNAALGSAGVTLGLVASLFGIATLALGLRRGARGASLLRLGRSYAWLILGGAVLATVAMEIALITRDFSLVYVAENGSTLTPALYNVATLWAALEGSIILWSLVLAGFTVGVVVKFRHRLDDPLVGWATLTMFVVCAFFFALMVGPANPFRTVAGAVPTEGPGPNPLLQNHPLMAIHPPMLYLGYVGFTVPFAFAVAALVTGRLGEGWLAATRRWTLLAWGFLTAGILLGAWWSYEVLGWGGYWAWDPVENASFLPWLTGTAYLHSVMVQERRGMLRVWNLSLLCATFALTILGTFITRSGILDSVHSFTESPIGGWLLGFFAAVVVVTVGLIAWRGDRLRSPGRIDSPLSREGAFLANNVLFAAFAFVVLLGTVFPLVVEALRDDRISVGTPYFDRMTMPIGMALLFLMAVAPVLPWRKASGELLRDRLQWPAWAGAAAIVVAVVVGARGTAPLVAFGLGAFAAAGAIRQIVLASRASHRAGRGAWRGLVGRSNGGMVVHIGVVLIAVALAASSSYVSSRELRLEEGESASLAGHTITYLGVTESRLDRKVKLEARVRVDGGQVYEPSLSRFEATGMTIGTPSVRTGLDRDVYLTLVQAPEREGGPAVIGIIIQPLVTWLWIGGGVMALGTLLSAWPGDRRRRPADPPGASATDDDPVDGRGGDGDDDDVRQPVQVG
- a CDS encoding cytochrome c-type biogenesis protein CcmH, producing the protein MRRWLPWLALVVVVGATLVAGGRGGPPAEPEERVRSIAATVRCPTCAGQSAAASNAAAATNIRGEIARRVAEGQGDDEIRAALASSYGEWILLNPPRGGVAGLVWVLPVAALLGTAAALGLAFRRRRVPAIDEDRAAFAAARSPRGGWPRQAAVVVAVVTLAVGAGVAVAASSGTRLPGETFTGEIRPTASSELRRAALLAQEGQVREALEVYDGLLEDDPDNVEALGERGLLLVSLGQATGRPVLLEAGKESVERALALRPDDPRSLFYLGLALRLEGDDRGAEDAFARALDADPPPALRESIESFLSTTATPDTPTTTTTP
- a CDS encoding phosphoglycerate mutase family protein, with protein sequence MALHIVRHAEAGVRPAWDGPDDLRPLTDEGWGQAHRLADHLASFPVKRILSSRFARCTQSVEPLAARLGIDVETVPALAEDARIEASWALLADLAGTEAVLCSHGNVIGALLDRLHRRGVDLVADEWSCKKGSIWSIDVGPGGNFAAAHLALERA